A portion of the Limanda limanda chromosome 3, fLimLim1.1, whole genome shotgun sequence genome contains these proteins:
- the tpcn2 gene encoding two pore channel protein 2, with product METDSLVTGSVNGAGADYGSSSGSEHGGAPGRRRMSYSVAGEACSVDSGAEDDKLYTQQAVVFIEDAIQYRSINHRVDASSLCLYRWYYSRICQWGLGLTIAVLLLLAFVERPSSLSVSSDPRHRSPSWEPPCGFTESFEMVCLIIFSLDLTVKSYLIGWEEFRKNKWLIGYTVVLSVSIIDWMLSVSMVCDEKLRVRRLLRPFFLLQNSSLMKKTLKCIKRTLPEIASVILLLALHLCLFTMIGMLLFAKTEDPKKNGEWEIYFRNLPTSLTSLLVLLTTANNPDVMIPAYSLNRGYSIFFVTFSVIGTYCLMNLLTAIIYNQFRGYLLMSVQTSIIRRRLGIRAAFQVLSCQGAKQSTEEHVGVDSVLEVMSRVQMKSYYKAAITTEAQQYAEAGQMDREQFRKIFDELDKDRIKEHPPLPQYNSPVLQKLQLIFSHYYLNILGNAVALANVMCICTVLVLNSEMSTAERDTFLLEIINLCFILYYLFEMSVKIFAFGWRGYLSYKNNIFDGCLTILLLALQITIFVTYWLPHSKWEMIRLVNMLIVFRFLRIIPDIKLMALVASTLLDLVKNLRAFAGILVVVYYVFAVFGIWLFEGAIKPPPEMSVISNTSMDNITSNFSMECGTYEQLEYWPNNFDDFAASIMLLYNVMIVNNWQAFMDAYSRYTTDWAKVYFVCWWLTSSVMWVNLFVALILENFTYKWDRSHSCSVTDVERIRYETSVQLIFKGQIQEPTEEELLCQLHLHPHLHLH from the exons AGGATGACAAGCTCTACACCCAACAAGCTGTTGTCTTCATTGAGGATGCCATACAA TACCGGTCCATCAACCACCGAGTAGATGCCAGCTCACTCTGCCTCTATCGATGGTACTACTCCCGTATATGCCAGTG GGGCTTGGGCCTGACAATTgcagtgttgttgttgctggCCTTCGTGGAGCGTCcctcctctttgtctgtctcctcaGACCCCCGACATCGCTCCCCGTCTTGGGAGCCTCCTTGCGGCTTCACTGAGAGCTTCGAGATGGTCTGCctcattattttctctcttgACCTCACTGTCAAG AGCTACCTGATTGGCTGGGAGGAATTCAGGAAGAACAAATGGCTAATTGGCTACACTGTTGTCCTTTCAGTCTCCATCATCGACTGGATGCTGTCTGTCAGCATGGTGTGTGATGAG AAACTGAGAGTGCGACGACTCCTCCGGCCCTTTTTCCTCCTGCAAAACTCCTCCCTGATGAAAAAGACATTGAAGTGCATCAAGAGGACTCTGCCTGAGATTGCTAG TGTCATCCTGTTGCTGGCGCTCCACCTCTGCCTCTTCACCATGATCGGCATGTTGCTGTTTGCTAAAACTGAG GATCCGAAGAAGAACGGGGAGTGGGAGATATATTTCAGAAACCTGCCAACGTCTCTTACCTCTCTGCTGGTACTTCTCACCACAGCCAATAACCCAGATG TGATGATTCCTGCCTACTCTCTGAACAGAGGATACTCCATTTTCTTTGTCACGTTCAGTGTAATCG GAACCTACTGTTTGATGAATCTACTGACAGCTATCATTTATAACCAGTTCAGGGGATATTTACtc ATGTCAGTCCAAACATCAATCATCAGGAGACGACTTGGGATCCGAGCTGCTTTCCAAGTCCTCAGCTGCCAAGGAGCCAAACAGTCCACTGa GGAGCATGTTGGTGTTGATTCGGTGCTGGAGGTGATGTCCAGAGTCCAGATGAAAAGCTACTACAAAGCAGCCATTACTACG GAGGCACAGCAGTATGCAGAAGCCGGCCAGATGGATCGAGAGCAGTTCAGAAAGATATTTGATGAGCTGGATAAAGATCGAATCAAGGAG caCCCTCCCTTGCCTCAGTACAACTCTCCAGTCCTGCAGAAGCTCCAGCTGATCTTCAGTCACTACTATCTCAATATACTTGGCAATGCAGTGGCACTAGCCAATGTCATGTGCATATGT actGTCCTTGTATTAAACTCTGAAAtgtccacagcagagagagacaccTTCTTGTTGGAG ATTATCAACCTGTGCTTCATCCTCTACTACTTGTTTGAAATGAGTGTCAAGATCTTTGCCTTCGGTTGGAGAGGGTACCTCTCCTACAAGAACAACATCTTTGATGGCTGCCTTACCATCCTGCTACTG gCTCTACAGATCACTATTTTTGTTACCTACTGGCTTCCTCATTCAAAGTG GGAGATGATTCGTTTGGTCAACATGCTGATCGTCTTCCGCTTCCTGCGCATTATCCCAGATATCAAG CTCATGGCTTTGGTTGCAAGCACTCTGTTGGACCTGGTGAAAAATCTTCGAGCCTTTGCAGGGATACTGGTG GTGGTGTACtatgtgtttgctgtgtttgggaTCTGGCTGTTTGAAGGAGCCATTAAACCTCCTCCAGAGATGAG TGTGATCTCCAATACCTCCATGGATAACATCACCTCTAACTTCAGTATGGAGTGTGGCACATATGAACAGCTTGAATACTGGCCAAACAACTTTGATGACTTTGCT gCATCCATCATGTTGCTGTATAATGTCATGATAGTTAACAACTGGCAGGCCTTCATGGACGCATACAGTAGATACACCACAGA ttGGGCCAAGGTCTACTTTGTGTGTTGGTggctcacctcctctgtcatgTGGGTCAACTTGTTTGTGGCGCTCATCTTAGAG AACTTCACCTACAAGTGGGACCGGAGCCACAGCTGCTCTGTAACAGATGTTGAAAGAATCCGGTATGAAACGTCCGTCCAGCTTATATTCAA ggggcagatccaggagcCAACAGAGGAAGAGTTACTTTGTCAACTACACCTACATCCCCACTTGCACCTACACtag